From the Manis pentadactyla isolate mManPen7 chromosome 15, mManPen7.hap1, whole genome shotgun sequence genome, the window TCCTGCAGCCCATCATAACCGAGTTGCACCTGCGGCGCAAGAACGTGAAGTTCCTCTTCATCCGCTTCAGCGCCTGGCAGTATGCGGGCACCGACAAGTTGTGGGCTGGCTTGGTGACCACGCTGTGCGAGGGCATCCGCCACCAGTACGGCGCCCTGCCCTTCAGCGTCTACTCGGTGCTGAGCAACAGGCCGACCACGACGCCGGACTGCTGCCAGAGCGAGTGGCACTGCCGGCGCCGCGTGTGCGTGGCGCTGCTGGCGCTAATGGGGGCGCTCTGCCTCGGCGTGTGCCTGCTCTACCTGTCGATGGGAGGCCACGTGCTGGGCCGCAGCAGCGTCAACGACAGCCTGCTGCGGGCGTTCGGCGGCGCGGCCACCACACTGTCGGGTTCAGGAATGCTCATGGCCATGTACTCGGTGGGCAAGCACCTATTCGTGAGCCAGCGCAAGAAAATCGAGCGGCTGGTGTCGCGCGAGAAGTTCGGCAGCCAGCTGGGCTTCATGTGCCAGGTGAAGAAGGAGGTGGAGCTGCTCACTGACTTCCTGTGCTTCCTGGAGATCTACCAGCGGTGCCGGCTGCGCGTGGTGCTCGAGGTCACCGGGCTCGACACGTGCTGCCCGGAGCGCGTGGTGGGCGTGCTCAACGCCATCAACACGCTGCTGTCCGACAGCCACGCGCCGTTCATCTTCATCCTGGTGGTGGACCCCAGCATCCTGGTCTCATGCCTAGAGAGTGCCGGCTCCATGAAGGGCACAGCCGACAACGGCTACCTCTTCCTTAATCGCACCGTCACGCTGCCCTTCTCCGTGCCCATGATGGGCCGTCGTACCAAGCTGCAGTTCCTGCACGACGCCGTGCAGAGCCGTGACGACCTGCTCTACCGCGAGATGACTCGCAAGCTGCGGCGGGCCGGTGGGAACGCGGGCAGCAGCGAAGGGGTGGAGCTCCTGTCCGTGGACACGCAGGCGGGGAACGAGCGCGCGCAGGGCCGCCTCGATGCCGAGGCGGCGCGCCTCATCCGCGAGGCGCTCTTCTGCCTGTACGACGAGCGCGACTGCCTCTACGAGTACGTGCCGGACAACATGGTGTCCATGCGGCGTATCGTCAACACCGTGCCCATCACCGTGCGCCTGCTGCAGCAGCAAGAGCGGAACTTCGGCGGCCCCACGCCGCGTCAGGCTGTGGCTTGGGTCGTGCTCGCCAATCAGTGGCCGTGCCGCCTCAGCTGGGTGCTGCAGTGCCTGGAGGACCGGGAGCAGAGCGGGGGCGCGCCCGAGGCCCGCGCGCTCCTCTGGGACGTGTTCTGTGCTAACAGCCACGAGCTGCACACCATGACTAAGGCGCTTCAGAACGTGCTGGCCCTGGACGGTGACCCCGAGCTTTTCGAGCGCTTCCTGGGCACTGACTTCCCCTTCACCGTGACCGAGGCGCAGAAACTGTTGCGCTGCACGGTCAACTTGGACCACTCCATCCGCCGCCGCATGGGCCTCATCCGGGCTGTCAGTGCCCTCAAGACGCACAGCCCACCCAAGTCGCCTGAGGGCGACACCCACCACGCCTCCCACGGAGGCAACCATGAGCCCAGGACGTCTGGGTCTGGCCACCCCGCAGGGCACACCCCTACAAAAGGCAGCGAGGCCCTCCATCCCCGGGGCTGCGCGCACTGCGACAAGCCAAGACCCGTGGTCTGAGCACCGTTCACTCCCGGGGGAATCCACCCGAGACGGGCCTTGAGTGGAGGACTCTGGGAACAGCAGGAGGCAACAGCTCCTCCGTCTGCCCAGATGAGGATATACAGGGCCCAACTGGGCCCTAGGCCCAGggtccagtgtcaggaatgagtcCCAGGGGAATCTGAGCCAGAGTGCTTTTAGCAGCAGCAGTGTGTCAGTGCCAGTGTCTGAGCTGGCGCTGAAAGACCAGTGAGGAACTCAGGGTCTAAGTGCAATAAATGAAGGTGTGAAAGCCATGGATTGGTCTTCGTGCCCTGGTCTCCCTGGCTCAGCAAGGACTGGGGACTAGCCTGCCCTGTCCTGCCAAGCCCACCTCATCCCCAGGGAGCTGGGCCGCCTCAGCTGGCAGCCTAATCCCTGGCATCCCCCAGCAGAAGGGTGTGCACCTGGGGGCGGGCAACCAAGGCAGGGGAGCTGAAGG encodes:
- the NKPD1 gene encoding NTPase KAP family P-loop domain-containing protein 1 isoform X1; protein product: MHKHYTVHFTKGALPLQNPTEHYLLDPELGRQKGCCHQWCRDPAALQAHGPCRLPLPVHWRLAHHSNQGGVSSCRRGPQPPVLRQQPQLPPPGCLWQRLCFIHGAREGLPAIAAAPMQPASAPQLPPEPTTSRTMAPTMASGGPALPSGVSTLLESSRPTGTQPLTTLEFLSPFTSYSADILTEDDVYCSCLAKTLCHVPVPVTVGFYAHFGCRLHMMLDKITTLMEQEAAQREAEELQRVQWQPRSVRGWGLLQLLWYLVFLQPIITELHLRRKNVKFLFIRFSAWQYAGTDKLWAGLVTTLCEGIRHQYGALPFSVYSVLSNRPTTTPDCCQSEWHCRRRVCVALLALMGALCLGVCLLYLSMGGHVLGRSSVNDSLLRAFGGAATTLSGSGMLMAMYSVGKHLFVSQRKKIERLVSREKFGSQLGFMCQVKKEVELLTDFLCFLEIYQRCRLRVVLEVTGLDTCCPERVVGVLNAINTLLSDSHAPFIFILVVDPSILVSCLESAGSMKGTADNGYLFLNRTVTLPFSVPMMGRRTKLQFLHDAVQSRDDLLYREMTRKLRRAGGNAGSSEGVELLSVDTQAGNERAQGRLDAEAARLIREALFCLYDERDCLYEYVPDNMVSMRRIVNTVPITVRLLQQQERNFGGPTPRQAVAWVVLANQWPCRLSWVLQCLEDREQSGGAPEARALLWDVFCANSHELHTMTKALQNVLALDGDPELFERFLGTDFPFTVTEAQKLLRCTVNLDHSIRRRMGLIRAVSALKTHSPPKSPEGDTHHASHGGNHEPRTSGSGHPAGHTPTKGSEALHPRGCAHCDKPRPVV
- the NKPD1 gene encoding NTPase KAP family P-loop domain-containing protein 1 isoform X2, which codes for MHKHYTVHFTKGALPLQNPTEHYLLDPELGRQKDILTEDDVYCSCLAKTLCHVPVPVTVGFYAHFGCRLHMMLDKITTLMEQEAAQREAEELQRVQWQPRSVRGWGLLQLLWYLVFLQPIITELHLRRKNVKFLFIRFSAWQYAGTDKLWAGLVTTLCEGIRHQYGALPFSVYSVLSNRPTTTPDCCQSEWHCRRRVCVALLALMGALCLGVCLLYLSMGGHVLGRSSVNDSLLRAFGGAATTLSGSGMLMAMYSVGKHLFVSQRKKIERLVSREKFGSQLGFMCQVKKEVELLTDFLCFLEIYQRCRLRVVLEVTGLDTCCPERVVGVLNAINTLLSDSHAPFIFILVVDPSILVSCLESAGSMKGTADNGYLFLNRTVTLPFSVPMMGRRTKLQFLHDAVQSRDDLLYREMTRKLRRAGGNAGSSEGVELLSVDTQAGNERAQGRLDAEAARLIREALFCLYDERDCLYEYVPDNMVSMRRIVNTVPITVRLLQQQERNFGGPTPRQAVAWVVLANQWPCRLSWVLQCLEDREQSGGAPEARALLWDVFCANSHELHTMTKALQNVLALDGDPELFERFLGTDFPFTVTEAQKLLRCTVNLDHSIRRRMGLIRAVSALKTHSPPKSPEGDTHHASHGGNHEPRTSGSGHPAGHTPTKGSEALHPRGCAHCDKPRPVV